Proteins co-encoded in one Montipora capricornis isolate CH-2021 chromosome 12, ASM3666992v2, whole genome shotgun sequence genomic window:
- the LOC138025825 gene encoding uncharacterized protein: MEGKGGGVCIYLRTNLNYRIRDDLINDDLECFIVEISKPRSSVFLVGTWYRPPNSSPERFNEFENVIDKIDAESKELYILGDVNCNLLPEASAHISSHLTNIFDIYGLSQSITEPTRVTLVSKTLIDLCITNSPEKVSNSGVIHLGISDHSLVFMTRKVHHDRFCPRTIEMRQFKHFEKNKFLNDLEQMPWSNVDLCSDPNGLWHEWKQMFVSCMDKHAPRKLKRISKKWAPWITKELLNKIHRRDLIKKKAISSNDHDMWEQFKRARNQANNAIKQAKKRYFSDNLKVSKGNPRKTWKLINELTSRNTSKSTNILEIQVDNRTISSPGDMAEAFNDHFTNIGQVLAQEVPAAEFTLH, from the coding sequence ATGGAAGGAAAGGGGGGCGGTGTTTGTATCTATTTGCGCACAAATCTTAACTATCGAATACGTGATGATTTGATTAATGATGACCTCGAGTGCTTTATTGTCGAAATTAGTAAGCCACGAAGTTCAGTATTCCTGGTCGGCACCTGGTATCGACCTCCAAACTCTTCGCCTGAACGTTTCAATGAATTCGAAAATGTAATTGACAAAATTGACGCTGAAAGTAAGGAACTATATATACTTGGTGATGTTAACTGCAATTTATTGCCAGAGGCTTCTGCTCATATTTCCTCTCATCTAACAAACATTTTTGACATTTATGGTCTTAGTCAGTCAATCACTGAGCCAACACGCGTCACTCTTGTCTCTAAGACACTTATTGATTTATGTATCACCAACTCCCCAGAGAAAGTTTCAAATTCAGGTGTCATTCACCTTGGGATTAGTGATCACTCTCTTGTATTTATGACGCGCAAAGTCCATCATGACCGTTTTTGCCCGCGAACGATTGAAATGAGGCAATTTAAACACTTTGAAAAGAACAAGTTCTTAAATGATCTGGAACAAATGCCGTGGTCGAATGTTGATCTGTGTTCTGATCCAAATGGCTTGTGGCATGAATGGAAACAAATGTTTGTTAGTTGCATGGACAAACACGCACCACGCAAACTAAAAAGAATTAGTAAAAAGTGGGCTCCGTGGATTACTAAAGAGTTATTGAATAAAATACATAGAAGAgatttaattaaaaagaaagcaatttcATCGAATGATCATGACATGTGGGAGCAATTTAAACGTGCTAGAAACCAAGCAAATAATGCAATTAAACAAGCAAAGAAGCGCTACTTTTCTGATAACTTGAAAGTTAGCAAAGGGAATCCGCGCAAAACATGGAAACTCATTAACGAGTTAACCTCACGTAACACTAGCAAGTCGACGAATATCTTAGAAATCCAAGTTGACAACAGAACAATAAGCAGTCCTGGCGACATGGCGGAAGCTTTTAATGATCATTTCACAAATATTGGCCAAGTGCTAGCCCAAGAGGTTCCTGCTGCAGAGTTTACTCTGCACTGA